The Nicotiana tabacum cultivar K326 chromosome 14, ASM71507v2, whole genome shotgun sequence genome contains a region encoding:
- the LOC107797562 gene encoding uncharacterized protein LOC107797562, which produces MTILDQNDDSGIASSTSASAPISKPNIDPNCPFYMHPSDNPSAMLVTTPFNGIGYRSWRRSVLRALLVKNKLGFINGECKRPKSDSPSLRQWMRCDDMVTLWILNSLAKDIAESIKYANDAAELWTELEDRYDQTNGTKLNQIQKEINDLSQGILDVTGYYTKMKNYGKN; this is translated from the coding sequence ATGACTATTCTCGATCAAAATGACGATTCCGGCATCGCCTCAAGTACTTCTGCTTCTGCCCCTATTTCTAAGCCCAACATCGATCCGAATTGCCCTTTTTACATGCACCCGTCAGATAATCCTAGTGCAATGTTGGTGACGACTCCTTTCAACGGTATTGGTTATCGATCTTGGAGAAGAAGTGTCCTACGTGCTCTTTTAGTGAAGAACAAGTTAGGCTTCATCAATGGTGAGTGCAAACGTCCAAAATCAGATTCCCCATCTCTCCGTCAGTGGATGCGTTGTGACGACATGGTCACTTTGTGGATCTTAAATTCCCTTGCTAAGGATATCGCAGAGAGCATAAAATATGCCAATGATGCGGCGGAATTGTGGACAGAGTTAGAAGATCGCTATGATCAAACCAACGGAACCAAACTAAATCAAATTCAGAAGGAAATTAACGACTTGTCTCAAGGAATCCTTGACGTCACAGGCTATTACACAAAGATGAAAAACTATGGGAAGAACTAA